A genomic segment from Conger conger chromosome 2, fConCon1.1, whole genome shotgun sequence encodes:
- the LOC133122064 gene encoding eukaryotic translation initiation factor 3 subunit B-like, translated as MQDTEDIAAEAEFEEDEEPSFSDTEDFEDDIDDEELFGDILREKPQETDGIDSVVVVDNVPQVGPERLEKLKNVIHKIFSKFGKITNEFYPEAEGKTKGYIFLEYASPIHATEAVKNADGYKLDKQHTFRVNVFTDFDKYMTISDEWETPEKQPFKDFGNLRHWLEDPDCRDHYSVIYESGERTGIYANDAKEPITAEERARWTETYVRWSPKGTYLATFHQRGIALWGGEKFKQIQRFSHQGVQLIDFSPCERYMVTFSPLMDTKDDPQAIIIWDVLTGQKKRGFHCESSAHWPIFKWSHDGKFFARMTQDTLSIYETPSMGLLDKKSLKISGIKDFSWSPGDNIIAFWVPEDKDIPARVTLMQLPSRQEIRVRNLFNVVDCKLHWQKQGDYLCVKVDRTPKGTQGVVTNFEIFRMREKQVPVDVVEMKEGIIAFAWEPNGSKFAVLHGESPRINASFYHVKNNGKIELIKMFDKQQANSIFWSPQGQFLVLAGLRSMNGALAFVDTSDCTLMNIAEHYMASDVEWDPTGRFVVTSVSWWSHKVDNAFWLWTFQGRLLQKNNKDRFCQLLWRPRPAILLSQEEIKLIKKDLKKYSKIFEQKDRLSQSKASKELVDKRRTMMDDYRKYRENATQMHQEQRTLRLELRGGVDTDELDSNVEDWEEETIEFFINEEIIPLGDPE; from the exons ATGCAGGATACTGAGGATATAGCGGCTGAAGCCGAATTTGAAGAGGACGAAGAGCCTTCTTTCAGTGATACGGAGGATTTCGAAGATGACATCGATGACGAGG AGCTTTTTGGCGATATCCTGAGGGAGAAGCCACAGGAAACTGATGGCATTGACTCTGTGGTGGTGGTAGATAATGTCCCCCAGGTCGGACCAGAACGTCTGgagaaactgaaaaatgttATCCATAagattttttcaaaatttgGTAAAATTACCAATGAGTTCTACCCTGAAGCTGAAGGCAAGACAAAAGG ATATATTTTTCTCGAGTATGCATCACCCATTCATGCCACTGAAGCTGTGAAAAATGCTGATGGTTATAAGCTGGACAAGCAACACACATTTCGCGTGAATGTCTTCACTGACTTTGACAA gtacatgactatcAGCGATGAGTGGGAAACACCAGAGAAACAGCCATTCAAGGACTTT GGAAACCTGCGGCACTGGTTGGAGGACCCAGACTGTCGCGACCACTACAGTGTCATTTATGAATCCGGGGAAAGGACAGGAATCTATGCCAATGATGCCAAGGAGCCAATTACAGCTGAGGAGAGAGCT CGGTGGACTGAGACATACGTGCGCTGGTCTCCGAAAGGCACCTACCTGGCCACATTCCACCAGAGGGGCATTGCGCTCTGGGGTGGAGAGAAATTCAAACAGATCCAGCGCTTCAGTCACCAGGGGGTCCAGCTCATTGACTTTTCACCTTGTGAAAG GTACATGGTCACTTTCAGCCCTCTGATGGACACGAAGGATGACCCTCAGGCCATTATAATCTGGGATGTCCTGACTGGACAGAAGAAGAGAGGGTTCCACTGTGAAAGCTCTGCCCACTGGCCAATCTTCAA ATGGAGTCACGATGGAAAGTTCTTTGCTAGAATGACCCAGGACACACTCAGTATCTATGAAACACCA TCTATGGGACTCTTGGACAAGAAGAGTTTGAAAATCAGTGGGATAAA GGATTTCTCTTGGTCTCCGGGCGACAACATCATTGCATTTTGGGTCCCAGAGGATAAAGATATTCCAGCAAGGGTGACTCTCATGCAGCTTCCATCCAGGCAAGAGATCAGAGTGCGCAACCTGTTCAATGTGGTGGACTGCAAGCTGCACTGGCAGAAGCAGGGAGATTACCTGTGTGTGAAGGTGGATAGGACTCCCAAGGGCACACAG GGTGTTGTTACCAACTTTGAGATCTTCCGGATGAGGGAGAAGCAGGTGCCTGTAGATGTGGTGGAGATGAAGG AGGGCATCATCGCTTTCGCCTGGGAGCCGAACGGAAGCAAGTTTGCTGTGCTGCATGGAGAATCTCCACGAATCAATGCATCTTTCTACCACGTGAAGAACAACGGCAAAATAGAACTGATAA AAATGTTCGACAAACAACAAGCAAACAGCATTTTCTGGAGTCCGCAAGGACAGTTCCTGGTGTTGGCTGGATTGAGAAG CATGAACGGTGCTCTGGCTTTTGTTGACACCTCGGACTGTACGTTGATGAACATTGCAGAGCACTACATGGCCTCAGATGTTGAGTGGGACCCGACAGGCCGATTTGTGGTCACCTCCGTCTCCTGGTGGAGCCACAAG GTGGACAATGCATTCTGGCTTTGGACATTCCAAGGACGCCTCCTCCAAAAGAACAACAAGGATCGGTTCTGCCAGCTGCTGTGGAGGCCACGTCCGGCCATTTTGCTCAGTCAGGAGGAAATCAAG CTTATCAAGAAGGATCTGAAGAAGTATTCCAAGATCTTTGAGCAGAAGGATCGTTTGAGTCAGTCCAAGGCATCCAAG GAATTGGTTGACAAGAGACGCACCATGATGGACGATTATCGCAAATACCGTGAGAACGCGACACAGATGCATCAGGAACAGAGAACTCTACGCCTGGAACTGAGAG